From Spodoptera frugiperda isolate SF20-4 chromosome 27, AGI-APGP_CSIRO_Sfru_2.0, whole genome shotgun sequence:
CagcaaaaagaaataaaaaattaagtaagttCAGTTTATAATAGCACCTATTATAAACTGAACTTACGTATATTTTAGTCGAAGTCGTTGGCACAACTAATGCACAATATTTAGATcgctcatcatcatcagtctacTCTTCGATCCAAAATATTCGCGTTATTAATAACTGGAATTTTACGAAATTAGCGCGCTGAATCACCGCTGTTAgttaaaaacaaagtaaatgttATGCTTATGACTGGTCCAGATATTTGACGGTTATATTGAACGTCAGATGAGATCGTAGTAATCAGTATTACTCAtgtaataagataaaaaatacgtaCTGCGGAAACTTTCCTCTATACATGTTTATTTTCGTTATACAATCAGTAGCGACGCTAAGTTAAGCTCACGGTCCGATTGATAGTAAAAGGTCACCGTATCACCTTGCATCAGAGGCAAGTAAGCAAACTTACCATAAAGATTTTAAATGCCTAGTAGAATCTCGTGCTGTACCTATCTTGGACCATGTAACTATAGAACCGTctttcaaaaattaaatgtctttaaaagCCTATTTCTGTCGCGGGAATAAATAGGACTATCCACGATAGCAATCCTACCAACAACCAGTAAATAGACAATTCCGGGCATAGCTAGGGCATGGCACAGCTCTATTTACGTGGACATCTACAAGATGTTGTTTGTATCATTGCTACATAATTCTGTGATCCATTTTGAATCTCTTTGTTTTCTTGTGTCGGAAGTCGGCGTCATCATAAAATGCCCATAAACGTCGCGTGAACCTTTAAAGTCAGATTTACAAGGTTTATTGAACTGAAACACGGTGTGTGCGTTGATCTGGGGTCGCTGCGTACGGAgcttattgtaaattaataaggTTACAATTTTAACTGCTTTGTTTGTGCGTGCGTGCGGTACCAAATGGGCATGATTTGATCTCCGGGTCAAGTAAAGTATCTAGGAGAGATCTGTAATAGAAAATGGTCTCGATTTGTATCCAATGTTGATCTAATTTACTCTTTGTCGTCATTCTTTTGACGGAACGTTTATAGATTAGGTCTCTTCTATTTATTTGAtaggtgttgcgggtgtccatgggcggcgctgatcgcatGCCGTGGTGGTGGTGTGTGAGGTGTCCGTCTGATCGTTTGCTTCctattgaatacaaaaaatactAGATAGGATGTACCAATCTAGTATTTTGTTTAGggaataaaactgttttaatgtaatttaagcATTTCATTCAGAtctttaataaagtttaattaaaagtcaTCAAAGTGAAACCTGAGCTAAATATTCTCATGAGTATCATAATTTTACCCACATCTCCCTGCCCACTGGCTCTGGTCATGAATGGTATGGTTTATTCCCAGTAGCTATGTAACCCGTGGCCCGTGGGCTGGTGATACAGACCACATGTCGTTTATTTTGTGGTCTACTGACGTAGTTCACCGATTTGTAAACAACGCGCACCTAATGTGTTGACTTGTTGACATTGCACATATTTTACcaagttttataactttatcggtgtaataaattaatgattttattatattgctaCAGATGAATTTCAATACTAAATACACACACCCCATTTGAGCGGTTAAAGAGAACTTTCAGCTTATTTTTTCTAAACGAATAAATTCTGTGAAACAAGTGAGtcttttgtgaaaaaaaatccttataCTTAAGTTTGCTCCAAACTGAAATTTATTCCCAGAACTGGAATATGTATTTTCCTCAAGATTACCCAGAAAACCATATCAAAAAAGGCAACAACAAGATTCTTTAAAAAACTTTGCTCAACCCAAGTTCCAAGAGGTTGTCATGCAGAGCATACAAGGCAAGAGATCAATCATGTGTGTTTAATATATGAATGGCTGATGTTCCCGATGTGTCGTGCGCGTGCGCTGCGTGGAGGCGGGGTCGCCGCGTGACGTAGCGCTACGTCAGCTTGCGACGTCACCGCACTATCTATAGGTGGAATAGTGCTACACCACTATGTCGCagagattataataataaagctgACCGTTTTAGGTGGTGCACTACTACTCGTGCACCACCTACTACTACTCGTTTGACATTAATTTAGAACCAGTAGTAAAGTATTAATGTGTATATGATGTGGATAAAGTGGATATGATGAATACGACTTACTAAATTcgcattttttttatgtcaagCCTTTTATACTCAATGGCATAGGCTGAGATGCACATATCGCCAGATTTCACCAGTTATCATATGGTTTACCAAGAATTAATGATcctattaggtacctaccttcCACCGAAAAACTGAAAGAAGTCCAATAACACTGCTCGGCTGTTTGCTCGGCAATCGGTGTTTTAaactacaaaattgtaattaattacaccATTTTAACGCAGAACACAGATTTTCGCGAAACActtatgttttctattgtgtttcaTATTACCAGTACACAAGTGCTAAGTGATTTAATTGCCTTCAAagttaacgttttattttattgctaaacagactactagcgccatctgtTATTTAAAGAACGCCTTTAGTACCGTCTTGTCTTAGTAACAAGTTGGTTCTAATGATGGTAAATTGTTAAAAGACTTAAATTGGGCACCAACTTATCGTCAGGTTTTTAGACCACGAACAGTAAAGAGTAAAACTTCACTGAAGGTACctataaacatgataaataggtaactttagtaaattattatagttatcaTTATCATGTCATTCATATACCTAATCCTTGTTGACGTAGTTACAAAAGTTATAACGTCTCGGAAAACCCCcatgtatacctacctacttattaatataattttatctatgACTCAGATAACATCAGCACAAGGCCAGTTTAAAGTATGCaactttttttcaaataaatcataaaatgtctAATTATGGTGGCTAAGTGCTTAATTTTATTCGCTTTTTTGTGTTGGTTTTACGTCCTGGttgtatgaatatttaatttttgataacTACTAATGTTTTAATAAGATTAATATCTAAGAATGGAAAGTCCACAAGAGTACAAACAATAGTTTAtgtaacttttgtatttacaatgaaaattataatcacTAGAATATTTATTTGCCTTTTTTAACGAATTACATTAGAAGTAACTTAAAACTGATTAGGGATACCTAGTAATAATTGCTTGTTTTGACTACtcagtaagtaggtacacaGCTGATGTTGGAACTAATGAAACCATGGAAAAAAACGTAGGTAAAACATCCCCACGCGGGAATTTTCTATGTCCATTTACAAAACTTAGAAATGACTTTTACATACTTAGATAATTACACAATGTCACCCAAATCCGGAATAATAACTTTGTGCATAAGCGCCTCTGCATTATGAACCAATATTACTAAACAGCAACATTTTGctattactattttataagATGACTTGCTTGAATTGTGGAACAAGGTGGAACCACCcatttaatattcttttatatttttcgtcatttataatgtttataaacatgttATATAGATATCTAaatgaaaactattttattagaaaagtgaaaaatatctatcattgaaatgtcaaaatttcttttttatactgGCAACTGACATTGAGTGCTTGCTTACACGTCAAACGATTTGCTGGgttttatgataaaatgttCATTATTTATCGCTAAAACtggttgaataaataatttgaaagtgaagataataaaaataaaaacattgggAACATTTGATGTGCACACACAACTCAAAATAATTCCTTAGACGTAACAACTAATGCATTAAAATAGGCTAAGCTTATCAGAAAATGGGTAAGTGATGTAAATtgtcataaaaatgtattttaatagtgTTTTACGCCTAGATAGTGCAATAACTGTGTTGGTACGTTGCAGGTGGTCTATTCAGTTACTTCAGAGGGTTGTTAGGGGCGCGAGAAATGAGGATTTTGATCCTCGGCTTGGACGGTGCCGGGAAGACGACGATATTGTACAAACTGCAAGTCGGGGAGGTGGTGACGACCATACCAACCATTGGATTTAACGTAGAACAAGTCACATATAAGAACTTAAAGTTTCAAGTGTGGGATCTTGGTGGACAGACCAGTATCAGGTGAGGAAACATTGTGAACTAAAGAGGTTAGGTACTGTTTAGCTATGGTATTGTTCTTGTGTCATTCTTATTGGAACTGTATTGTAGTTGCCAGCCTTCTGTGGACAATACCATCAGAGAGTACATAGTGTTTGTTAATGCTGTGtaacatattaaaatgttattgttgttatttcCAGGCCCTACTGGCGATGTTATTATGGGAACACGGATGCAATAATATATGTAGTAGATTCTGCAGATAGAGATCGAATAGGAATATCTAAAGATGAATTGGTACACATGTTGAGGGTAAGTGCAACTTGTGTGTATTATATTTCTAATATTAATCAACAGCTTCTTCAGTACATTGTCAGTCGGCAATATGTCTGTATTGTCTGTTAAACAAACAATTGAAATGAATGACTTTGAAACCTCATTGAACATTTTGCACAAAATATGAGGTGTTACTATTATGTtgttcataaaataacaaacctgTGTGCtgttattttaactaaattataaaaaaaactgtttaatgAAACACGCTAACTTATCACAATAAATACTTAAGGTGTTTtgatgttatatattttgtgtgtgtgtgtaactataacatataaaaaaagtataaatgcTATGAATGGCTAGATCAATTGGCAACACAATGCAAAATGGCcataaaaaattatgaaaacaaattaataagcagaatgtaataaatgtcactattttctaattaaatatgtactaGTTCTGTGCAACCTTGAATTTGATTACTACTAATTAATTCAGATTTAGTAGCAATGTTGACTAAgtatgaaaattatacacatcacgtcacatcaacagcctagtagtggccactgctgaccagtctcttctcgcacggagaagagaatatttaattgtttcttcTGAAGTAGTGTGTAGGAAGTTAGTTAACTGACAAACCAGCCCCATCtaacttctttttaaaatatttgacatataaaagtaaatatcagtttaaaaataaatatccgtaATCTATCAACAAATCATTGAAGATACTGATTGCATACATgtccaatataattataatagttggTAGTAATGATGTAGCTGATTACCAGAAGTATTTTAAccaatatttgttaattttttcttacataagaacctttttctaacaataacaaaaccaacaaaaaagTATTAGTGAAATTGGTTTAGCTGTTCTTTAGATTTACTCTTAGCAACACATTATGATTCATTTCTATTTTAGATGAGTAATTCATTAAATCTTTATGTACTGGACTGCAGATCTATGTTGGCCACTATGTATTTGCCATAGTGTCTTAAATACTGGCAGTAACTGGTACTCCTGTTTTCTCCTGTAGTATAAAAGGccatgatattatattatgccttCTAACAACATAAActtgtacatttttaaaacaattatagaTTATGTGATAATATGTTGTATGTGTCAGTGATTTAAAGCaagataaacaaatagatcTAGACCTGATAATGTcttgtaaaagtaaaaataaattaaataaatgtaggttATCTTGTTTCCTATATTTCT
This genomic window contains:
- the LOC118263374 gene encoding ADP-ribosylation factor-like protein 1; this translates as MGGLFSYFRGLLGAREMRILILGLDGAGKTTILYKLQVGEVVTTIPTIGFNVEQVTYKNLKFQVWDLGGQTSIRPYWRCYYGNTDAIIYVVDSADRDRIGISKDELVHMLREEELANAILVVLANKQDMAGCLTVAEVHQALGLDALRDRTFQIFKTSAVRGEGLDQAMDWLSNALQARK